The bacterium nucleotide sequence TGTCGTGAACTCCTCTTTCAATGTGCGGGGTGAGCCCATGGTGCTCTCGCCTTGGGATGCCTACAAATGCTTCATGCGCACGGACATGGACGTGCTGGTGGTCGAGAACTTCCTGCTGCGCAAGACGGAGCAACCGAAGTTCGAAGACCGCGAAAACTGGCAAGAGGAGTACGAGCTTGATTGACCCGAAACAGCGGGACGCACTCGTCGATTTCTTTCGCCAGAGGGTGCTGCCCCTCGGCTCCCGCGTGGCCCAGCATCCGCGGCCGCCGGGCGGCCAACCGGATTCGCTCTACCACGAGCGCCAGGGCGAGCGACCTACGGCGCGAAGCCTAGAAATCGATCTCGGCGATCGTGGAAGCATCAGCCGAGCCCTGGAGAACCATTGGCAGGGGACCCCTCTGGAGGGCATGGGCAAGGCCCTGCTGCGGCTGGCCCGGCGCTTTCCGCGAGGCGAGGAGAAGGCGGACGTCTCCTCCGACGTCTACGAGATGTTCTAGCGAGCCGTTGTGACGCTGCGAACCCAGGACCTCCTCGCCTGTGCGCTCCTGACCGGCCTCTGGTGGCTTCCGGCGCTCGTGATCGGAATCGCTGGCGAGTTCCCGATCAGTGACGACTGGTCCTATGCGCACACCGTCCAGTTGCTGCTCGAAACCGGCCGCTTCGAGCGCCCCGCCTGGACCTGGGCTCCGAGCCTCACGAACGTCGGACTGGGCGCGGCGTTCAGTTGGCCCGGCGGGTTCTCCTTCGCCGCCCTTCGGCTGAGCACACTCTTCGCAGGATGGCTCGGCGTGCTCGCGTGTTTCGGCCTCGCAAGGGGTATCGGTGCCGGCGTTGCAGCCGCCACGCTCGCGGCAGCATGTCTCGCCACCAATCCGATCTACGTGAATCTCTCCTTCACGTTCATGACCGACATCGCATTCGTGGCCCTGACCACCGGCAGCCTCGTGGCGCTGGCCGCAGCGCTGCGCTCGAGGCATATCGCCGCCTGGGTAGCAGCCGGTGCATTGGTGTTCGCCGCCATGCTCTCGCGTCAACCCGCGATCATGCTTCCCGTCGCCGCGGGAGCGGCCCTCCTCCTCGCCCATCGGAAACGCCCCGTCGTGTGGTTCGTGACCGGCGGCCTCGCACTCCTCGCCGTGGGGGTCTACACCGCACTGCCCTACTTCTACGGTAGCGGCGACGGCGGCTTCGAGTTCAACGGCCTCTTCAACTTCGCGAAGGACGATCGCGATTGGTCACGTTTCAAGGAGAAACCCGGTTCGCGCTGGGTCGTGGATGACGAATATGTCGTCAGCGAGGCCGTCGAACTGCCCGGCTACGAACCCATCGCCGAGCGCGGATACTCGCACCGCCTGCCGCCCGCCAAACCGATGATCCGCGTCTACCACCGTCGCATTACGGAATAGCCTAAGGCTCTACTCCATCGCTCGGATCGAAGCTCGAGAAGCGGTCTTGGAGAGCCGCCAGACTCGCTCATTTCGGAGGCGAACCCTCATTTTCGACCACAATCGGTCCGGGCCCTACACGTCTCCGACGAGCCTTGCGACGGTTGCCTCGAAGTCACCCGGACTGAAGGGCCTCGTGGGGGCACTGCCTACGGCGGACACCTCGAAGCCAAGTCGGTCCAGCACCGAGCAGACGCCGGACGTCGTCCGAGTTGTCGGCATCCACGACCCTTCGCTGCATCTCTCACCCTCTGCCTGGGAGTTCCACAGGCGCAGCGTCGGCGAGAAATGTGAATTCCGCTGAGGTCCCGCGGGCGGCGCGTGCCGCGGGACGGTGCGTCATCCTTGGCGTCGGCAGCAATCGCCCGAAAACTACCGTGATGAACGCTCAGAACGTTGCGCTGCCGCGACGGATCCGGGTACGCCTTCAGGCGGAGAAAGTTCTCCACACCGTTCGCAGCCTCGCACGGGTTGCCGACAGGGTGTTCCTCACGGGGCACGGGCTGCGAGAGATGCTCGGCACGGTCGAAACGGACGTGTACGTAGGTACTGCGAGCTGGATCACGCGAGACGACATCATCGACGATCCGCGACGGACGGCAGACGACGGATCGGTCAGTCTGTGTGCAGCGGCGCGACTCGAGCCCATGAAGGGCATCCACCTCGTGATCGATGCGGTCCGTTGGCTCCGAGATCGCGCCCAACTCGAAGCCCCCGGCGTGACGTTGGAGATCTTCGGTGAGGGCGCTGAACGAGAGGCCTTGGCCGAACGCGCCGAGTCTCTCGGCGTCTTCGACGCGGTGCACTTCGGCGGAACGTACGCGTACCCAGGCCCGTTCTACGAGGCGATCCGCCGCCATGACATCCAACTGATCACGAACCTGAACGTGGAGCAGCCTCGGATCGTCTTCGACGCCATCTCCCAGGGCGTCGTCCCGTTCTGCTCCAACTCGGTCCGGTACCGGAAGCTGGGGGTGCCCACTCGCGTCCTCTACCCCACCGGCGAATCCGAGTCACTGGCCCAGATCGTCCAGTCGCTGCTGACGTCGAAGGCTCGGGCTGAGGTAATGCCCGCGCTCCGCGAACTCGCGAGGCAGAACACGCTCGAGTCGATGCACGAACGACGAGCGCAGTGGGTCCAGAACGTGCTCGACGGGACTCGCCGACCCAACTGATCTGCGGGAGTGCTCAACCGGCCGTCACGCCGACGCGAATCGCCTCGCCCGCCTCGCGCGCGTCGAGCCGGCGGCTCAGCCACTTCGAGATGGCCGGAAGCACGTACGGCACTCCGGCGGTCACGCGCTGCGGAATCCCGAACCGGTGACGAAGATGCTGGCGGATCGAGTGCAGGGTAGCGTGCGGAGGCGACTCCGTGTCGAGGAACGCAAGGGTCAACCCCGACCGCTGGACGAGTTCGCGCATGCTCTTCGGCGTGAACTGGTGGAGGTGTCGCGGCAGATCTGTTGCGTGCCATTTACCGCGCAAGGAACGGTATCCCCAGCTGCCGGCATTGGGCACGGCCAAGTGGATTCTCCCGCCCGGCTTCAACAGTCCGCCCAGCAAGCGCAGAGCCTCGACCGGATCGTGCAGATGTTCGAACACATGGGAACTCGTGATCAGGTCGAAGCGTCGATCGGGATTCGCCTCGACGAAGTCATGGAGCGTACCGAGGAACATCTCGACGCCTCGCGCGCGCAGGCGCTCGACGCTTTCGTCGTAGAGATCCACACCCATCGCATTGGCACCCAGTTCCTTGCACACCAGCAGGAAGAGCCCCGCACCGCTGCCATAGTCGAGCAGATCCATGCCCGGTTCGACACGGACGTTTCGATGCCATCCGCCCCGCTCACGGGCTGCAGCGACTTGGCTGGCGACAATTGCCTCGTCGATACGGGACGCGTCGTACGACTGGTACTCGTTGCTGTACCACTTCGCGAGTTCGTCCCAGGTGAACTGGGGATTGACGAATCCGTGATCACAGCTCGCGCACTCGCTCACCGACGCGACCGTCCCATCCGATAGCGTGTGTTCATAGGCTTTCTGCAGATCGCCAGACCGGCAAATCGGACACTCCGTCAACATCTTCAACCCAACACTCCGCACGCTCGACTGGACCTGGGATTAGCCACGTCTGCAGTGGTTCTTGGCGATCTGACTTCTATATCCATCACTACGCACCGTCTCGGTCCATGGCATGTGGTCAAGATACCAAGATACAGCTTCGCGCAGCCCGGTCGCGAAGTCGAACGCGGACGCCCACCCGAGCTTATCCTTGATCTTGCTGCGGTCGATCGCGTAGCGGCGGTCATGTCAGGGCCAATCCTTCACAAACTCAATGAGACCGGTGAGGGCTTCGCCGCCCTGCCGGTGCTGATCAGCGATGACCGTGCATAGATGGCGGACGAAGTCGATGATCTTCCATTCGTTTTCACCACCGACGTCCCATGTTCCGCCGATCGTAACCGCCGTGAGGATTGCCCAGATGGCAGACGCATGACCTGAGGGGAAAAGCCCCAGTCGCGGACATTGGACCCGTCGCCGTGCACGGGCAGGGGCTTCCATCGCGGCGCGCCGCCTGTTCGTCTCCAATGACGCTGTAGACACCCGCACGGTCCATTCCTGAATCACGAGTCAGCGCGGTTTCGATGCGTGCGTTTGGATTCTCCCCTTGGCGGTCCCAACGACTCAGATGCGACTGCACTGAATCGCACCTGGATGGCACAGAATGCATGATGGCACCAGCGTCGAGCCGCTGCTCGCAGTGTGCGCCTCGGACGCTTCCCGACGCGCCTCGATAGCTCACCCCCGCAATCTCCTCCGGTATGCCCGAGCGTTCGAGAACCGCAATTCGGCTATGTCTGCTGACCGGGACGCTCCGGATGTCGCTCTTGTTCGCGGGGCACCCCAGCTAGCCGCCCGGG carries:
- a CDS encoding glycosyltransferase family 39 protein, with translation MTLRTQDLLACALLTGLWWLPALVIGIAGEFPISDDWSYAHTVQLLLETGRFERPAWTWAPSLTNVGLGAAFSWPGGFSFAALRLSTLFAGWLGVLACFGLARGIGAGVAAATLAAACLATNPIYVNLSFTFMTDIAFVALTTGSLVALAAALRSRHIAAWVAAGALVFAAMLSRQPAIMLPVAAGAALLLAHRKRPVVWFVTGGLALLAVGVYTALPYFYGSGDGGFEFNGLFNFAKDDRDWSRFKEKPGSRWVVDDEYVVSEAVELPGYEPIAERGYSHRLPPAKPMIRVYHRRITE
- a CDS encoding class I SAM-dependent methyltransferase, which encodes MSECASCDHGFVNPQFTWDELAKWYSNEYQSYDASRIDEAIVASQVAAARERGGWHRNVRVEPGMDLLDYGSGAGLFLLVCKELGANAMGVDLYDESVERLRARGVEMFLGTLHDFVEANPDRRFDLITSSHVFEHLHDPVEALRLLGGLLKPGGRIHLAVPNAGSWGYRSLRGKWHATDLPRHLHQFTPKSMRELVQRSGLTLAFLDTESPPHATLHSIRQHLRHRFGIPQRVTAGVPYVLPAISKWLSRRLDAREAGEAIRVGVTAG
- a CDS encoding glycosyltransferase, with translation MNAQNVALPRRIRVRLQAEKVLHTVRSLARVADRVFLTGHGLREMLGTVETDVYVGTASWITRDDIIDDPRRTADDGSVSLCAAARLEPMKGIHLVIDAVRWLRDRAQLEAPGVTLEIFGEGAEREALAERAESLGVFDAVHFGGTYAYPGPFYEAIRRHDIQLITNLNVEQPRIVFDAISQGVVPFCSNSVRYRKLGVPTRVLYPTGESESLAQIVQSLLTSKARAEVMPALRELARQNTLESMHERRAQWVQNVLDGTRRPN